Proteins from a single region of Nomia melanderi isolate GNS246 chromosome 11, iyNomMela1, whole genome shotgun sequence:
- the LOC116428860 gene encoding uncharacterized protein LOC116428860 — protein MSQSKLQQSIPLEQTKDGVCSQVNAYRNVLTFQEIQRLLKDSLNCDGEVQKYFLRPYSEKLGFLGSHQQLSIEVKSKSGRVKTLFFFVKIVPFHVPSQAEYVINKKVFLKEKIFYYNIFPLLKKVYHGEPWSPNCYLAKEHLLVFDDLIVNGYSIKNKLFTKERVVSGLTAIARLHAASLMAEAHLGVSFKELYPDAFVETSFDLTGQTGQWCNVTTNAIVAIAKHLGFDTSSLADICREVTAALQTSVTKRNVISHGDLWGNNLMFSNDAPPKCLLVDYQMMRYSPLAHDVAQFLYLCTDRDFRAASEEAMLKHYYSVLCETLKSSEISVEIPAWSEIVEGMEEQRLGGAITAASFFQTVMMNDTMALEITSNSDTFHKYSFEGRNEIVLNMMKNDPNYGKRLTEAVTELVELSARFEELPKPT, from the coding sequence ATGTCCCAGTCGAAACTGCAGCAGTCGATCCCGTTGGAACAGACAAAAGACGGTGTCTGCTCCCAGGTGAACGCGTACCGCAATGTGTTGACTTTCCAAGAGATTCAGCGTCTACTGAAGGATTCATTGAACTGCGATGGGGAGGTACAGAAGTACTTTCTGCGACCTTATTCCGAGAAGCTCGGCTTCCTTGGTTCCCATCAGCAGCTTTCTATCGAGGTCAAATCTAAGAGCGGTAGAGTGAAGACGCTATTCTTCTTTGTGAAAATTGTACCCTTTCATGTGCCATCGCAAGCCGAGTATGTGATTAAcaagaaagtatttttaaaggAGAAGATATTCTATTACAACATATTCCCTCTATTGAAAAAAGTGTATCACGGTGAACCATGGTCGCCAAACTGCTACCTGGCCAAAGAGCATTTGTTGGTTTTCGACGACCTGATTGTCAACGGTTATTCcataaagaataaattattcaccAAGGAGCGGGTCGTCTCTGGTCTGACAGCTATCGCGCGGCTCCACGCAGCATCTCTGATGGCAGAGGCTCATCTGGGTGTGTCCTTCAAGGAGCTGTATCCCGACGCTTTCGTGGAGACCTCGTTCGACCTAACTGGCCAGACCGGACAGTGGTGCAATGTGACTACCAACGCTATCGTCGCTATCGCCAAACATCTCGGCTTCGACACGAGTTCGCTGGCTGACATCTGCCGAGAAGTGACCGCGGCCCTGCAGACGTCGGTTACGAAGAGGAACGTCATCAGTCATGGAGACTTATGgggaaataatttgatgttcaGCAACGACGCCCCGCCGAAGTGTTTGCTGGTGGACTATCAGATGATGAGATATTCACCTTTGGCGCACGATGTGGCACAGTTTCTGTACCTATGCACTGATCGTGATTTCAGGGCAGCTTCAGAGGAAGCTATGTTGAAGCATTATTACAGTGTGCTGTGCGAGACCTTAAAATCGTCCGAGATTTCCGTAGAAATTCCAGCATGGTCCGAGATCGTCGAAGGAATGGAAGAACAACGTTTGGGCGGCGCGATCACCGCAGCCTCGTTCTTCCAGACCGTGATGATGAACGACACCATGGCCCTAGAAATTACGAGTAATTCCGACACCTTTCACAAATATTCGTTTGAGGGTAGAAACGAAATTGTACTCAACATGATGAAAAACGATCCAAATTATGGTAAGAGACTAACAGAAGCAGTTACCGAACTGGTTGAGCTGAGTGCCCGCTTTGAAGAGCTCCCGAAACCGACGTAG